The Methylobacterium durans nucleotide sequence CGACGCGGTCCGCCGACTCAACGGCGAGACGGTGCCGATGAGCGTGCCCAGCGAGCGCAAGTCCTTCCTCGGCAAGATCTTCACACGGAGGGCGGCATGAGCCTTCTCAATTTCTTCTCCCGGCGCGGCTCCGCGCCGGTGGCCCGCGAGCGCCTGCAGCTCATCATCGCCCACGAGCGGGCCGATAACGGGCGCTCCGACCTCGTCGTGACGCTGCGCGAGGAGATCCTCGCCGTCATCGCCAAGCACGTCGCGATCGAGCGGGACAAGGTCTCGATCACGGTCGAGCGCGGCGAGGGCGTCTCGACGCTGGGCGTCGACATCGAGCTGCCGCTGCCCGCGGCCGCCAAACTGACCGGCGTCGTCGAGACGGCGGCGAAGGCGAAGCTCGCCGCGGCCTGAGAGGGAAGCGGCTGCCTAACGCGGCCTCAAGGTGAAGGCCGGCGGCCGGTCGGGCTGCGTCGTCACGACCGCCGCCGGGTGGATCGCCGTCCCCTCGGGCAGGCTGATCCGGAAGCGGCCGATCAGGCGGGCGAGGGCGAGCGTCGCCTCCAGCAGCGCGAAATGGGCGCCGATGCAGACGCGCGGGCCCGCCCCGAACGGCAGGTAGGCGAAGCGCGGCGGCGGGGCGGCGCCCGGCAGGAAGCGGGCCGGATCGAACGTGTCCGGGTCGCGCCAGAGCCGCCGGTGCCGGTGCAGCACCCAGGGCGAGATCATCACCACGTCGCCCGGCTCGACGGGGTAGCCGCCGAGCGTGTCCGGGGCGCGGGCCGCGCGGGCGAGGACGAAGGCGGGCGGGTAGAGGCGCAGGGTCTCGTCGACGACGGCCCGCGTCAGCGGCAGCTTTCGCTCGTAGCCGCTGGCGAGGTCGGCGCCGGCCCCGCGCGCCTCCGCGGCGGCCGCCTCCTGCGCAACCGCCTCCTGGATGTCGGGTGCGAGCGCCAGCAGGTAGCTCGCCCAGAGGAGCGCGGCGGCCGTGGTCTCGTGCCCCGCGAGAATCATCGTGGCGACCTGATCGCGCAGCTGGTCCTGATCGAAGGGCCGCCCGGTCTCCGGATCCTTCGCCGCCACGAGGAGGTCGAGCAGGTCGCGCGCGGCCCGCGGGGCCGGGTCCGCCGCCCGGCGGGCGATGATCCGGTCGAGGAACGGGATCCAGCGGCGCCGGAACCGGGCCCGCGCGAAGTCGAGCGGCGCCGGCCAGGAGAGCGGCAGAAGCATGTCGAGGAGGTGGGGCCGGCCCATCCGTTCGGCGTATTCCGCCACGAAGCGCCGCAGCGCCGCGCCGTCGCTCTCCATGCCCACCGAGAACATGGTGCGGCCCGCGATCTCGAGGGCGAGGCCGTGGAGCGCCGGGAACAGCGCGACGGGCCCGCGCGCGGCCTCCGCCTCCAGCCGCAGGCAGGCCGCCTCGACCGCCCCCTCGATGTGCGGCACCAGATCCTCCACCGCCCGCGGGGTGAAGGCCGGCGCCAGCGTCCTGCGCTGGTGGCGCCAGGCGGCGCCCTCGCTGATCAGGAGGCCGTCGCCGAGGACCGGGCGCAGGATGCGCACAGAGGCGCGGGTGCGCAGGTAGATTGCTGGGTTGTCGATGAGCACGCGCCGGATCGCGTCCCGGTCGCTCACGATGAAGCTGCGGCGCCCGAGGAGCTGGCGCTGGACGATCGGCTCGTCGTAGGTGCGCCGCGGCCACGCCTCGACGGCGTTCCGGCGCAGAGCCGCGAGATAGGCGAACAGGGGCAGGTCGTCGGCCGGCGGCTCCGGCACGGGCGGCCGCGGGCGCGGCCCTTGCGGAAGCCGCGGGGGATCGTCGAGAAGGGTCCGGCCGGAATCCATCGCTGCCTCGCTCGGCTTCCCGGACGGCTTGATGCCGGAGGCGGGGTGGCGTGTAAACACGCCCCGATGCCGCCCGTGCCCGCTCCCCCGCCGCCCTGGACGTCCGAGCCCGGGGGGCTGCGCCTCAGCGTGCGGCTGACGCCCCGCGGCGGGCGCGACGCCCTCGGCGACCCGAGCGTCGGTGCGGACGGACGCAGCGTCCTCCCGGTCCGGGTCGCGGCGCCGCCCCTGGAGGGCGCGGCCAACGCCGCCCTCATCGCGCTCCTCGCGAAGGTGCTGCGGATGCGCCGCTCCGAGATCGCCATCGTCTCGGGCGAGACCGCGCGCCTGAAGGTCCTGCGGCTCTCGGGCGACGGGCCGGCGCTCGCCGAACGGCTCGCGGCCGCCCTCGCCAACCGGTAAGGGAGGGATTCCTCGCGCCGGCGCTGGCCCCCCGGCCTGCGGCACCTACCTGTCCGCCCTCGACCCTCCTCTCTCTCCCCGAGCCTCCATGACCCTCGACCAGGGCCTCGCCTTCGGCCTGATCGGCTGCACCGTCCTGCTCTTCATCTGGGGCCGGCTGCCCTACGACCTCGTCGCGCTGCTCTCGCTGGTGGCGGGCGTCGCCATCGGGATCGTGCCCGCCGCCAAGGCCTTCGACGGCTTCGCCGACGACATCGTGATCATCGTCGCGAGCGCCCTCCTGATCAGCGCCGCCGTCTCGCGCTCCGGCGTCGTCGAGAGCCTGATGCGGCCCGTCCTGCCCTACCTGCGCGCGCCGGGGCTGCAGGTGCCGGCGCTCGCGGGCGCGGTGATGGCCCTCTCGATGGTGACGAAGAACATCGGCGCGCTCGCCATCTTCATGCCGGTGGCGCTCCAGCTCGGCCGCAAGACCGGCACGTCCCCGTCGCAGCTCCTGATGCCGATGTCCTTCGCCTCGCTGATCGGCGGCCTCGTCACCCTCGTCGGGTCCTCCACCAACATCATCGTCGCCAAGGTCCGAACCGACATCGTGGGCCAGCCCTTCGGGATGTTCGACTTCACCCCGGTCGGGCTCGGCATCGCGCTGGTCGGCCTCGCCTTCCTGGCGCTCGGCTACCGGCTCCTGCCCAGGGACCGCAAGCCCGGCGGCTCGGGCGCCTCGTTCTCCCTCGCCGCCTACGTCACCGAGGCGCGGCTGCCGCCGGGCTCGGCGCAGGTCGGCGCCACCGTGCGGGAAATCGAGGCGCTCGGCGACGGGGACGTCGCCGTCGCCGTCGTGATCCGCGAGCGCTTCCGCCGCTCCGTGCCGGGGCCGGACTGGCGGCTGCGCGCCGACGACGTGCTGCTGCTGGAGGGCGAGCCGGAGGATCTGGAACGCCTCGTGGCCCGCGCCGGGCTCGAACTCGTCGAGGGCGCGGCCGCGGCGGGCGGCCAGGTGAAGGTCGCCGAAGCCGTGGTGCCGGCCGATTCGCCGCTTGCCGGCGTCACGGTGGCGAATGCCGACCTGCGGGCCGCCCACGGCATCAGCCTGCTCGCGGTGAGCCGCAGCGACGGGGGCGTGGCCGGGCGCCTCGCGAACCTGCGCCTGCGGGCCGGCGACGTGGTGGTGCTGCGCGGGGGCGGCGAGGCCCTCTCCGACGCGCTGACCGCGCTCCGCCTGCTCCCGCTCGCCGAGCGCAGCATCAGCCTCGGGCACAGCCGGCGCGGCTACATCCCGATCTTCGTGCTCGGCGTCGCCATGCTGCTCATCGCGCTCCACGTGGTGCCGGTGGCGATGGGCTTCTTCGGGGCCGCGGTCGCGCTCCTGCTCCTGCGGGTGCTCACGATGGAGGAGGCCTACGAGACCATCGAGTGGCCGGTGATCGTGCTGCTGGGCGCCCTGATCCCGGTGAGCGACGCGGTGCGCACCACCGGCGGCACCGACCTCGTGGCCGGCTGGATGTCCGGCCTCGTGCAGTACATGCCGCCGATCGGCGCGGTCGCGATGCTCCTCGTCGCCGCGATGGCCGTGACGCCCTTCCTCAACAACGCCGCCGCCGTGCTGGTGATGGCGCCGATCGGCGCGAGCCTCGCGGGAAAGCTCGGGCTCAACCCCGACCCGTTCCTGATGGCGGTGGCGGTGGGCGCGGCCTGCGACTTCCTCACCCCGATCGGGCACCAGTGCAACACGCTGGTGATGGGTCCGGGCGGATACCGCTTCGGCGACTACGCCCGGCTCGGCCTGCCGCTCTCGCTGATGGTCGTCGTCGTCGGCACGGGGTTGATCGCGCTGTTCTGGCCGCTCTGATCCGCGCTCTCGACCTCGGAAGCCAGCCGCAGCAGGGTCCGGCGCAGCCACGCATGGGCGGGGTCGGCGTCGTAGGAGGCGTGCCACAGCATCGAGATCGCCACGTCGTCGAGCGCGACCGGCGCCGGGCTGACGCTGAGGCCCAGCGTCCCGGCGAAGAAGTTGGCCACCCGCGCGTGCATCGTGGCGATGACGGGCGCGTCGCGCACGAGGAAGGGCACGGCGACGAAGCTCGGCGTCGTCACCGCGATCGTCCGGCCGAGGCCGATCTTGGCCAGCGCGTCGTCGACCACCCCGTGCGCGGTCCCGCGCAGGCTCGTCAGGATGTGCGGGAACCGGACGTAATCCGCGAGGGAGATCGGCGCCGCGAGGCCGACGCGGGCGGGGTTGAACAGGCAGACGTAGCGGTCCCGGTGGAGGAGCCGCATCTTGTGGTGGGCCTGCCCCTCGGTGAACAGGCCGATGCCGAGATCGACCTGATCCGCGTCGAGCTCGGCGAGGATGCGCCCCCGATCGATCGTGCGCAGCAGGAGCCGCACGCCCGGCGCCTCGGCCCGCAGATAGGCGAGGAGGCGTGGGCCGAGCAGGACCTCGACGCTGTCCGGCAGGCTGATCGTGAACACGCGCTCCACGGTCGCGGGGTCGAAGCTGTCCTCGCGCCGCACCAGCGCCTGGATCTGGCGGAGCGCCGTGCGCACCGGCTCGGCGAGCGCCATCGCCCGCGGGGTCGGCCGCATGCCCTCGGGCGCGCGGGTGAGAAGCTCGTCGTCGAACAGCGCGCGCAGCCGTCCGAGGGTGCTGCTCATCGCTGACTGCCCGAGCCCGACCCGGGCCGCCGCCCGGGTGACGCTGCGCTCGGCGAGCAGCGCGTCGAGGGCGACGAGCAGGTTGAGATCGACGCGGGATAGATCGATGTGGTCAATATTCATTACCGATCCAATCGGTTTGATCGATGCTGCAGTGCAAAGCATATTCGCCTCACAGGCAAGGCCGATAGGCGCCTTGCGCAGCGGAAAGACCCAGACACCATGACCATCCGGACCACAATCCTCGCTGCCACCGCCCTCCTCGCCGCCGGCACGGCGAATGCCGAGGGCCTGAAACCCGCCCGAGCGCAGAGCGTCGATCTCGGTACGCTCGCGGGCGTCGCCTACGTCATGCCGGAAGCCGAGGGCTACCGGGTCGTCGTCACCCTGGCGCCCCGCGCCGCGGCTCCGGCCGTCCGCTTCGAGGCGGTGCTCGCCGAGGGCCAGCGGGTGACCCTCTCGGCGCCGCGCGGCCTCGGTCAGGCGGCCGACGCGGTCGAGATCGCCCGGAAGGGCGAGGCCGTCACGGTGGCGCCGGCCCGCACCCGCGCCGCGGTGCAGGAGGCCGCCGCGCTGAACTAGGATCGACGCGGGGAGGGGCCGGCCGCGAGGCCGGTCCCGCCTTATCCGCGTCGTCACCCGCCGATGAACAGCCCCGCGATGGCCGCGCTCGTCAGGTTCGAGAGCGTGCCGCCGAGGATGGCGCGCAGACCGTAGCTCGCCACCTCGGCCCGACGCTCCGGCACGAGGCTGGCGAAGCTCGCGAGCTGGATCGCGATCGAGGCGAGGTTGGCGAAGCCGCAGAGCGCGAAGCACAGGATCGCGGCCGTGCGCGGATCGAGGCTGCCGGATTTCAGAACCGGCGAGAGGTTCGCGTAGGCCAGGAACTCGTTGAAGGCGATCTTCTGCCCGAGCGCTCCGCCGACGAGGGCGGCCTGCTCCCAGGGCACGCCGAGGAGCCAGGCCAGCGGAGCGAACCCGTAGCCGAGGATCGCCTCGATCGAGGCGTCAGGGTAGCCGGCGAGCCCCCCGAGCGCGCCGACGATGCCGTTCGCCAGCGCGATCAGCCCGACGAAGGCGATCAGCATGGCGCCGACCGCGGCGGCGACCGCAAGCCCCTTCTGTGTGCCGTCGGCCGCCGCCTCGATGACGTTGGCCGCCCGGCGCTCGCCGAATTCCACCCGCGTGGTCACGATCCGGGTCGGCTCGACCGCCGGCACCAGGATCTTGGCGTAGAGGAGCCCGCCCGGGATCGCCATGAAGGAGGCTGCCAGCAGGTAGGTCATCGGCACGCCGAGGGTGGCGTAGCCCGCGAGGATCGAGCCCGCCGTCGAGGCGGCTCCGCTCGTCATCACGGCGAAGAGTTCGGAACCGGTCAGGAGCGGCAGGAACGGGCGCAGAGCCACCGCGATCTCGCTCTGGCCGATGAAGATGGTGATGACGGCCGAGAAGGATTCGATCGGCGCGGTGCCGAGGAGCCGCCGCAGCCCCGAACCGAGGAATCGGGCCAGCGCCTGCATCAGGCCGAGATGGTAGAGCACCCCGATCAGCGCCGAGACGTAGAGGATCTGTGGCAGCACCCGGAAGGCGATGACGAAGCCGCCGCCGCCGAACAGCTCGAACATCTTCGGATCGACGAGGCCGCCGAACAGGAAGGCTGCGCCCCGGTCTCCGTAGGCGAGCACCTGACTGACCACGTCGGCCACCGCCCCGAGGGCCGCCCGGCCCGCCGGCACGAACAGGATGAGGGCGCCGAGGCCGATCTGAAGGCCGAGGCCGGCGAGCACAGTGCGCGGCTGGATCGCCCGCCGGTTCGTCGAGGCCAGGACCGCGACCGCGACGAGCAGCGCGATGCTCACGCCCGCGTGGATGACGCGCTCGACCATTCCGCCCCCGATTGCCCGGCTACTCCGACGCAATCCATGCGCGATCCGGGCCAGATGCGCCACGTCCCGCCGCCCTGGACCCGGCCGCCCATTCCGCTAGGTTCCGCCCCCGGCGGGGCGCCGGAGGAGGGAATGTGGCACAGGCCTTCGCGCTCAGCGGAGCGGTCGGGCTCGTCACGGGCGCGGCGAGCGGGATCGGGGCGGCTCTCGCGGTCGCGCTGGCGCGGCGCGGCTGCGATCTCGCCCTGGTCGACCGTGACGCCGAGGGTCTGAAGGCCACGGAGGCCGCCGCGGCCGGGGCCCGCGTGAGCCGGCACGTCCTCGATCTCGTCGACGGGGAGGCCATCCTGGCGCTCAAGGACGCGGTCGAGGCCCGCCACGGACGGCTGAGCCTCCTCGTCAACAATGCGGGCGTGGCGCTGGGCGGCACCTTCGCGGAGACGGACCTGTCCGATTTCGAGTGGCTGATGGACGTGAACTTCCGCGCCACCGTGCGGATGACCCACGCCTTCCTGCCGCTCCTGCGGCGCGAGCCCGCCGCGCAGATCGTCAACATGTCGAGCCTGTACGGGCTGATCGCGCCACCGGGTCAGACGGCCTACGCGGCGAGCAAGTTCGCGGTGCGCGGCTTCAGCGAGGCGCTGCGGCACGAACTCGCCGGCAGCCCCCTGGGCGTCACGCTGGTGCATCCGGGCGGCGTCGCGACGAATATCGCCCGCAGCGCGCGCCACCCGAAGGGGCTCGATGCGGCCGCGGTCGAGGCGGGACGCATCGCCTTCGAGCGCTTCCTGCGCCTCAGCCCGGAGGCCGCCGCCGCCGAGATCCTGCGCGGCATCGAGCGGCGGGCGCCGCGAATCGTCGTGGGCAGGGACGCGCGCCGCGTCGCCCTGATCCAGCGCCTGATGCCGGTCGGCTACTGGCGGCTGATCGCGCGGCTCTCCGGCCTGGAGCGCTGACACTGATGGCGAGCCTGCGCGCCCACATCTTCGCCTGGATGGTCCGCCGCAACGTGCGCGACCGGCTGGGCCGGAGCCTCGACGTCGAGCGGATGCGGGCCACCTTCGAGGCCACCGCCTTCATCGAGCCCCGCGGCGTCGCCTACGAGCCCGGCGCGGTCGGCGGCATTCCCGGCGAATGGGTGCGCAGGCCCTGCGGGACGGCGGGCCCGCGCCTGTTCTACCTGCACGGCGGAGGCTTCGTCGCCTGCTCGCCCCGCACCCACCGGCCGGTGACGGGCGCCTTCGCCCGGCGCGGCTTCACGGTCTTCGCCCCCGATTACAGGCTCGCCCCCGAGCACCCGTTCCCCGCCGGCCTCGACGACGCGCTCGCCGCCTGGGAGGCGTTCGCGGCGGAGGGGCCGGCGGCGATCGGCGGCGATTCGGCGGGCGGCAACCTCGCCCTCGCCCTGATGCTGCGCGCGCGCGAGCGCGGCCTGCCCCTGCCGCTTGCGGCCGTCCTGTTCTCGCCCGCCACCGATTTCGTCGGCACCGGCGCCTCCTACATCGAGAACGGGCAGCGCGACGCCATGTTCGACCCGGAGGTGCTGCGCCACCTCGCCCCCCTCTATCTCGCAGGGGCGGACCCGATCGATCCGCTCGTCTCGCCGCTCTACGCGGATCTCGCGGGGTTGCCGCCGCTCCTCCTGCATGTCGGCGCCCGGGAGGTGCTGCGCGACGATTCCGTGCGGCTCGCGGAGCGGGCGCGGGCGGCGGGCGTCACGGTGAGCCTGCGGGTCTTCCCCGTCGTGCCGCATGTCTGGCAATTCGCCCACGCCTTCCTGCCGGAGGCGCACGCCTCGCTCAACGCGGCCTCGACCTTCCTGAGGGCGCATGCGAGACGGGAGACGCGGGAGCCCGCAGCGTGAGGAGGACGCGATGAGCGCGACCGACGACCCTGTGCCCGAGATCCTCAGCGTCCTCATCGTCGGCGCGGGCTTCTCCGGCCTCGCCATGGGCATCCGCTGCCGCGAGGCGGGGATCGGCCCGTTCCGGATCGTCGAGAAGGGCGACGGGATCGGCGGCACCTGGCACGCCAACACCTATCCGGGCGCGGCCTGCGACATCCCCTCCCATCTCTACTCGCTCTCCTTCGTGCCAAAGGCCGACTGGTCGCGGCTCTACCCGCAGCAGGCGGAGATCAAGGCCTATTTGGAGGCGGCGGCGCGGGCGCGCGGTCTGCTGCCGCACCTGCAGCTGAACACCGCCGTCACGGCGATGACCTGGGATGAGGCGGATTCCCTGTGGCGGGTCGAGACGAGCCGCGGCCCCTTGCGGGCGCGGGCGGTCGTCTCCGGCATGGGCGGGCTGCACCATCCGGCCCTGCCGGACATCCCGGGTCGCGACAGCTTCGGGGGCGCCGCCTTCCACTCCGCCGCCTGGGACCACAGGGTGGAGCTGCGGAACCGGCGCGTCGGCGTCATCGGCACGGGGGCGAGCGCCGTGCAATTCGTGCCGCAGATCGCCGGGACGGTGGCCCACCTCACCCTGTTCCAGCGCACGCCGGCCTGGATCATGCCGAAGCACGACCGCGCGATCGGCGAGCGCGCGCAGGCCGCCTACCGGCGGGTGCCGCTGGCGCGGCGGCTCTTCCGCGAGCGCTTGTTCTGGATTCACGAAGTGCGGGCGCTCCTCGGCTTCACCAAGGTCTCGAAGCTGACGGCTCAGGCGGAGGCGCTCGCCCGGCGCCACCTCGCCAGGGCGGTGCCGGACAAGGCCCTGCGCCGGAAGCTGACGCCGCGCTACCGCCTCGGCTGCAAACGCGTCCTCATCGCGGACGATTTCTACCCCGCCCTGATGCGGGAGAACGTGAGCCTGGAGACGGGCCGCATCGCCCGCATCACCCCGGCCGGCGTCGTCATGGCGGACGGCGCGGAGCACGCTCTCGACGCGATCGTCTACGCGACGGGCTTCGACGTGACGGGCAGCTTCCACCGCCTGCCGGTGACGGGCCGCGACGGCCTGACCCTGGCCGAGGCGTGGCGCGACGGGATGGGCGCCTTCCAGGGCATCTCGGTCGCGGGTTTCCCGAACCTGTTCCTGCTGATGGGACCGAATACCGGGCTCGGCCACAACTCGATGATCCTGATGATCGAGGCGCAGGTGGAGCACGCCCTCTCCTGCCTCAAGGCGATGCGGCGCCGGGGCCTCAGCGCGGTCGAGGTGCGGCCGGAGGCGCAGGCGCGCTTCCTCGACGGCGTCCGGGCGCGGCTCTCCGACAGCATCTGGCAGGCGGGCGGCTGCACCAGCTGGTACCAGGATTCGGAGGGGCGCAACACGGCGATCTGGCCGGGCTCCGTCCTCGCCTACCGGCGTGGCGCCCGCCGCGCCCGCCTGGACGCGGACTACCGGGTGCGCTGAGGGTGGAACACCCGGGCCGGGCCGCCCGTTGGTTCGGCAAAGCTTGCGCCGCGCCGCGGCGCGTCATCGTGAGGACCCCACCATGAGCCTGATCGGACGCATCGTCACCAAGATCCTCGGCAACGAGGACCGCCCCGTGACCCGCGACGACCGCAACGCGGATTCGAGCAACCTCGTCGGCCGGATCGTCACCAAGATCCTGCGCAAGTAGACGGGCGGGCCGCCCCTACTGCACGGTCGCGGCCACCGCCGCGACCGCCTTGGTGACCGGCGCCGCCGGCACGGTATGCTCCCAGAACTGGCCGAGGCGGGCCTTCTCGTAGCCCGCCTGGTAGAGCCTGCGCATGTAGGCGGTGTCGAAGCCCCGCGCGGCCGTCGTCGCGGGTGCGCTCTCGTCGATGTAGGTGAGGTTGAAGCCGATCCGGTTGGCGCGGGTGAACGCGTAGGTCGTGGCGAGCGTCGCCCGGCTGCGCGCTCGGCTCGCCGTCGTGAAGGAGCGCTCGACGATCGACAGCGTGTTGTTGCGCGTCACGTCGAATTCCGGCTCCAGACGCCCGTTGATCACCACGTAGATGTTGGCCTTGCCGTTCGTGCGCAGGCGCCCGTCCCGCAGCAGGAACGATTGCGGCAGGGTGAAGACCGGCGTCACCACCGAACCGTCGACGTGGAGTTCCTGGAAGGCGCTGTTGCCCGCCTGCACGTCGATGAGCTGGGGCGGGAAAACGGCCGGGATGCTCGCCGAGGCGGTGAGCACGTCGCGGAACAGCTCGACCGCGTTCGGGGCCCCGCTCGCGGCGATGGCGCCCATGTTCCAGATCACGGCGCGCTGGGAATCGAGGTTCGTCGTCACCACGAGGAGGCGGCGGCCCTTGGCGTGCTCCTCGGCCACGGCGGCGAGCAGGTCCGCGTTGACGTAGCGGCCGATCAGGTCGCGCAGGCGCCCGTCGCCGAACAGGCCGGATCCGAACAGGACGTTGGTCAGGCTCGGCGACTGTACCAGCGTCTCGGCGACGCCGCTCGTGTAGAACTCGGTGAGGTAGGCGTCGTAGGCCGGTCCCAGGAAGGCGAAGGGCGCGATCAGCGCGCCGGTGCTGACGCCCGACACCAGGGTGAATTCGGGCCGCGTGCCCGAGGCCGTCCAGCCGTTGAGGATTCCCGCCCCGTAGGCCCCGTCGCCGCCGCCGCCCGAGAGGGCAAGGTAGGAGAAGGCTTGGCGGCGCGCCTCGGGCCGGGCCGCGAGCTGCGTGAACGTGTCGGCCGAGGCGTCGGAGAACACGCGGGCGTCGGGGATGTTCGGTACGCTCGCGAAGGCCGCCTGCTCGGCCGTGTAGGTTGTCCGCGGCAGCGACGAGCAGCCGGAGACAGCCGCCGCCAGGCTGCCCGCCACGCCGAGCGCGAGCAGCCCGCGCGAGATCCCGAACCGACGCGCCATGGCGTGTGTCCCCGTGCCCTGCCTCTGACCGCACCCCCAGCCGAACGAGCTTGGCCATTCTAACGTTCCGGTCAGCTCCCGACAATCGCGCAGGTCCAGCCGAGCTGATGCGCGCGGGCCACAGGTCCGTGCCGTCGCGCACGCTTCGACGGGATGCGCGGGCGGCTGCCGGCTTTGCCGGTGGACAGCGCCTCGCGGCCGGGAGATGCGCCGAGTGTCGACTCTTGCATCGTCCACGAGCCCTCTTGTAGGTTCATCCGCGTCGCCAGGGGGGCACGCTCCCGGCGGCCATCACCAGTGGCGCACATGTTCGGCTCTCGCACCGGCCGTCCCGCACTCTGGGACGCGGCGTGAGTGCGGCTGTCTCGCGCGACGGGCCGCCTTTGCCCGCCTGAGGAGGCGGCCGCGGTGATCGCATCGTTCAGGAGGGGGCGACGATGGAAGCAGGCCTGAGCTGGACGGACGAGCGCGTGGATCTGCTGCGCCGTCTGTGGGAGGATGGGCAGAGCGCGAGCAAGATCGCCGCGCAGCTCGGCGGCGTCACCCGCAACGCGGTCATCGGCAAGGTGCACCGGCTCGGCCTCGCCGGCCGGGTCAAGGCTGCCCCGGCCCCCGTGAACGGGCGCCGCAAGCCCGAGCGCGAGGAGGCCGACGGCGCGCCGATCGAGGTGGCCGAGGAGGCCCCCGAGCCGATCGCCATCACGGCGCACCGGCCGGCGCCGGATTTCCCGCCGCCCGCCGCTCCGGCCGCCGAGGGCGTGGCGCTCGCCGTCTCCGAGCGGGTGACCATCATGGATCTGCGGGAATCGATGTGCCGCTGGCCGATGG carries:
- a CDS encoding patatin-like phospholipase family protein → MARRFGISRGLLALGVAGSLAAAVSGCSSLPRTTYTAEQAAFASVPNIPDARVFSDASADTFTQLAARPEARRQAFSYLALSGGGGDGAYGAGILNGWTASGTRPEFTLVSGVSTGALIAPFAFLGPAYDAYLTEFYTSGVAETLVQSPSLTNVLFGSGLFGDGRLRDLIGRYVNADLLAAVAEEHAKGRRLLVVTTNLDSQRAVIWNMGAIAASGAPNAVELFRDVLTASASIPAVFPPQLIDVQAGNSAFQELHVDGSVVTPVFTLPQSFLLRDGRLRTNGKANIYVVINGRLEPEFDVTRNNTLSIVERSFTTASRARSRATLATTYAFTRANRIGFNLTYIDESAPATTAARGFDTAYMRRLYQAGYEKARLGQFWEHTVPAAPVTKAVAAVAATVQ
- a CDS encoding GcrA family cell cycle regulator — its product is MEAGLSWTDERVDLLRRLWEDGQSASKIAAQLGGVTRNAVIGKVHRLGLAGRVKAAPAPVNGRRKPEREEADGAPIEVAEEAPEPIAITAHRPAPDFPPPAAPAAEGVALAVSERVTIMDLRESMCRWPMGDPTTPEFRFCGARSITGLPYCTHHAQIAYQPAAERKRDRRVAGFR
- a CDS encoding TFIIS helical bundle-like domain containing protein; this encodes MSLIGRIVTKILGNEDRPVTRDDRNADSSNLVGRIVTKILRK